AGAGAACTTAGCTTTGGGAATTTAGTCCGAAGGTGCATAGTAGCCCGTTTTTGCATAAACGTGGAGCGGCGGCAGCCCCTTGGGCGGATTCAGCTTTACCTTGATCTTCCGCCACTTCCCATCGCGCGCTGGTTTGTTTGGACGATACCCGAGTACATATTGGTTGCGCAGCTCTATTCCAATCTTTGTAGCCACGTCCGCCAACTCGTTGGGATTATCTATCGTAAATGCCCTGCCACCAGTAACATCGCAGACTTCCGAAAGCACAACTGGACCCATCTTTTCTTCCGGCGTCGTCGGCGAAGAATCGTAAATTCCGATGCCGTAGATCTGGACGTCCGCTTCCTTTACCAGTGACTTGATTTCCTTTTCAGTATACCGGCTGTGATTGTCACCACCGTCGCTGATGATCAACAGCGCCTTCTTCTGCCGGTCTGCCTTCTTCATCTGATGCAGACCCATGTAGATCGCGTCCATCAACGCTGTGCGCTTCTCCGGCTTCGCGAAAATAATCTTCGACTGGATGTCTTCCACTGACTCGGTGAAATCCGATAGCAGCACCGGACGATCGTTGAACGTCACCATGAAGAACTCATCCTGCGGGTTCGCTGTCCGGAAGAACTCCACCACGGCTTCGCGTGCCTTTTCGATCTTGTTCGCCATGCTGCCCGAAACATCGAAAATCACGCCCAGCGAAATCGGCACATCTTCACTCGAAAAGTGCCTGATCTCCTGCTTGTCCGATCCTTCAAACAGCTCGAAGTTGTCCTGCTCCAACCCGGTTACCAGGCGGTTCATCGGATCTGTAATCGTCACCGGCACCAGCACCAGGTCCACATCCACTTTCATGGGACGTGTGTGTGTCTTTAATGTCGGATCCACGCCCCCTTTCGGCATCTGCTGTGCCGATGAGTTCGTTCGCGGCTGAATATGTACTTCGTCGTTGGTTTGTGCGATGGCCAGGGATAACCCAAAGAATAGGAGCGTGCAGGCGGCGAGGTAGCGTAGCACTCGTGTCTCCCGATACTCTCGTCCAGTCCTCACGTCCGGCGAGAGCCTCTGAAGCAACCAGCAGCGGTATCGTCCGCCGACTTTTCCCGTCTTCCGGGTCATAGGTTCCTCAGATTCGCTGTCTCGAATGGTATCACTCCACGAGACTCTTCGTTGTCACTTTTTTGTCAATCCAGAGCTTGTAGAAACGTTCTCTACCCCTCCTGAGATGACGCTGCTCGTAACAAAGTTTCCCGAATTAAGGTCCACATTAATAAGCATTTCAACTCGCCTCCTCTGCCGTTCATATCCGCCCTTTCCCTTTTGACTGTCCGTCCTGCATTACCCTCCCGTTTTTCATGTACGTTTTTCAGTACAATCGGTACTCTCAATCTAGGCCCATGGCAGATATCAAACCATTCCGCGCCCTCCGTTACGACACCAACCGCGTTGCGCCCTCCGACGTCGTTACTCAGCCCTACGACAAAATCTCTCCTGCCATGCAGGACAAGTACTACGCCGCCAGCCCTTATAACCTTGTCCGAATCATCCTCGGCAAATCTGAACCGGGCGACTCCGACTCCGGCAACGTCTATACCCGTGCCGCCGACTCTTTCCAGTCGTGGCGCAAGGAAGGCGTCCTCCGCCCTGAAGCCCGCGAGTCCTTTTACTACTACACTCAGCGCTTCACCGTTCCTGGCACAGCGGTTGGCGCCGCCGGCCCGGTCGAGTTTGAGCGCCGTGGCTTCATCGCCCTGGGTCGCATCCACGACTACACCGATGGCGACGTCTTCCGTCATGAGCAAACCCTCGCCAAGCCCAAGTCCGATCGCCTGAACCTCCTCCGCGCCACTCGCGCCCACTTTGGCCAGATCTTCATGCTTTACAGCGATCCAGCCGGAGATGTTGATCTATTACTTGAGAATTTCACCCTGGCGGTTTCACCCGGAGGCACCCGTCAGTCTGAGGCTGACGCCGCCATGGCCGTCGAGCCCGATATCGCCCTCACCGACGAATACGGTGTGTTGCACCGGGTTTGGTGCATTTCTGATCCGCACGTAATCAAGGCCGTTCAGGACCGCATGGCCGGCAAGAAACTCATCATCGCCGATGGCCACCACCGCTACGAAACCGCCCTCAACTACCGGAACGAATCTCGCCTGGCTGGTCAATCGGCCGGAAAGGGTGCGAATGCGCCCCACGAGTTCGTCATGATGACCTTCGTCAACATGGATTCGAAGGGTCTGGTGATCCTCCCCACCCATCGTGTCGTTCACGGCCTTGCGAATTTTGACCGCGAGAAATTCCTCGAGAGCGCGCGCAAGTACTTCGAAGTCGTCCCCGCCTCCGGCTCCTGCGACCAGCTCGCCAACCGTCTGCACGAAGCCGGACGCCACGGCACCACCCTGCTCGCCAACTCCGGAGACGCCTGCTTCCTCCTCCACGCCCGCCCCGGCGCGGCAGACTCGATCCTGAAAGACGTTCCTGCGCTTCAGCGTCAGCTCGACGTCGTCCACCTCCACAAGGTCCTGCTCGAGCACGTCCTCGGACTCTCCGAAGAATCCATCCGCAACCAGGAGAACATCTCCTATCATCGCGACGCCTCCGAAGCCCTCGCCCGTGTCCGCGAAGGCGCCAATGTCGCCTTCCTCATGAACCCCGTCAAAATGGACCAGCTCCGTGAGATCACCTTCGCCGGAGGCGTGCTCCCGCAGAAGTCCACCGACTTCTAC
The sequence above is a segment of the Terriglobales bacterium genome. Coding sequences within it:
- a CDS encoding VWA domain-containing protein; this translates as MTRKTGKVGGRYRCWLLQRLSPDVRTGREYRETRVLRYLAACTLLFFGLSLAIAQTNDEVHIQPRTNSSAQQMPKGGVDPTLKTHTRPMKVDVDLVLVPVTITDPMNRLVTGLEQDNFELFEGSDKQEIRHFSSEDVPISLGVIFDVSGSMANKIEKAREAVVEFFRTANPQDEFFMVTFNDRPVLLSDFTESVEDIQSKIIFAKPEKRTALMDAIYMGLHQMKKADRQKKALLIISDGGDNHSRYTEKEIKSLVKEADVQIYGIGIYDSSPTTPEEKMGPVVLSEVCDVTGGRAFTIDNPNELADVATKIGIELRNQYVLGYRPNKPARDGKWRKIKVKLNPPKGLPPLHVYAKTGYYAPSD
- a CDS encoding DUF1015 domain-containing protein, whose product is MADIKPFRALRYDTNRVAPSDVVTQPYDKISPAMQDKYYAASPYNLVRIILGKSEPGDSDSGNVYTRAADSFQSWRKEGVLRPEARESFYYYTQRFTVPGTAVGAAGPVEFERRGFIALGRIHDYTDGDVFRHEQTLAKPKSDRLNLLRATRAHFGQIFMLYSDPAGDVDLLLENFTLAVSPGGTRQSEADAAMAVEPDIALTDEYGVLHRVWCISDPHVIKAVQDRMAGKKLIIADGHHRYETALNYRNESRLAGQSAGKGANAPHEFVMMTFVNMDSKGLVILPTHRVVHGLANFDREKFLESARKYFEVVPASGSCDQLANRLHEAGRHGTTLLANSGDACFLLHARPGAADSILKDVPALQRQLDVVHLHKVLLEHVLGLSEESIRNQENISYHRDASEALARVREGANVAFLMNPVKMDQLREITFAGGVLPQKSTDFYPKLLSGLTIYPLE